The Comamonas piscis region GGCTCTCGGCAGAAACGGCAGATGCGGCTGCAGCCACGCTGATCGGGATGGTGACGTAAAAGATCGACCCCTTTTGTGCTTCGCTTTCCACGGCCACATCGCCGCCCAGTAGCTCCGCCAGGCGCTTGCTCAGCGACAAGCCCAGGCCGGTGCCGCGCAAACGCTTCTGGATGGGGGAATCGATCTGCGAGTAATCGCGAAAGATCGCGTGGTGGAACTCCGGCGCAATGCCGATGCCGGTGTCGGCCACGGCAAACTGTACGGATGTCTCCGAGATGCGCTTGGCGCTGACCCGGATCTCGCCATGCAGCGTGAATTTCAAGGCATTGCTGATGAAATTACGCAGAATCTGTGCGAGCTTGCGGTCGTCTGAGAACAGCTTGGGCACATCTTGTGGCTCTTCAAAGATCAGCACGACATCGGGGTTGGTGATGACCGGCTTGAACATGCCACGCAGCGCAGAGAACACATCGACCATCTCAAACCAGGCGGGCGACACATCGATGCGGCCGGCCTCCACCTTGGCCAGGTCCAGCAAGTCATTGACCATGTCGGCAAAC contains the following coding sequences:
- a CDS encoding sensor histidine kinase, giving the protein MNDIKEHELAATDNAGHPALPAEALAEALATTQAEVEALRAELEETNRGVLALYAELDAQADDLRQATELKSRFLAYMSHEFRTPIGAIQSIARILQDRVDGPLTEEQEKQVRFIQTTSAEFADMVNDLLDLAKVEAGRIDVSPAWFEMVDVFSALRGMFKPVITNPDVVLIFEEPQDVPKLFSDDRKLAQILRNFISNALKFTLHGEIRVSAKRISETSVQFAVADTGIGIAPEFHHAIFRDYSQIDSPIQKRLRGTGLGLSLSKRLAELLGGDVAVESEAQKGSIFYVTIPISVAAAASAVSAESPSS